The Planktothrix tepida PCC 9214 DNA segment AGCACAGGTGGTTTTGTTTTCCCAACGGCGAAGTGTTCACTAAGTTTTGGGGGAAGCAGGGGATAGCTGATTTTGCCCTTTTCTCTAAAAGTGTAATTTTCTAAAAGTGCAGTTTTATAAATAGGTAAAGTTATAAGTTTACATTTATGCAATTTTCTAGTATTATAACTTTGTATTAATTTTAATTTATAGTTTACACAAGTTGTAAAATTAACTTTTTGACGTTTTACAGCTTTGCATCTATGCAAACAATCAGTTCTATTTCTTTAGCTGGGGGACAGGGAAAGACGACAGTGGTGCTGTTTCTAGCTCGCTTTCTGGCTCAACAGGGACACACCGTTTTAGTCGTTGATGCTGACCCTCAAAGCAGCTTGACTACATTTTTGGGATTTCAAGTTGAACCCGATAGTCCAACTTTATTGGAAGTTCTCAAACGGGAAGTTAACCCGTCGGATGGGATTTATGAAACCAAGTACCCGAACCTGTTCTTAATTCCTTCAGATGATGCTTTGGATAAAGTTCAGGATTACTTAGCGGGAAGTGGGACAGGCGCTTTAACTCTGAAGCGACGCCTGAAAACCGTAGAGTCCCTATTTCACTACTGCATTGTCGATGCGCCGCCTCAACGGTCTCAAATTTGTTTAACCGTGATTGGCGCTTCCGATGGCTTAGTAATTCCCGTTGAAGCTTCTGTGAAAGGATTGCAATCTCTGATTCGGACATTAGAGTTACTCGGCGAACTCAAGCAGGAGGATGAAGAATTCGGGGGTCAAATTCTCGGTATTGTTCCGTTTCGAGATCGGTGGGTGGG contains these protein-coding regions:
- a CDS encoding ParA family protein; protein product: MQTISSISLAGGQGKTTVVLFLARFLAQQGHTVLVVDADPQSSLTTFLGFQVEPDSPTLLEVLKREVNPSDGIYETKYPNLFLIPSDDALDKVQDYLAGSGTGALTLKRRLKTVESLFHYCIVDAPPQRSQICLTVIGASDGLVIPVEASVKGLQSLIRTLELLGELKQEDEEFGGQILGIVPFRDRWVGLRRTNESQSNIESMQQITTDWFGQDLVLPSIRESEKFKQAINKGLTLHEMGQEDLAYPIEVLATAIEKLEGQKK